The genomic interval gatgggggttggggggggggaattgtcACGGCCTCCCTGAAACTTCCTGGAATGGTTTAGTGCACATCTATTAAAGGAGCGTAAATTCGATTTACATCCcagtttaaatatattaatacatgGGAACACTTAGACATGGGCATTACCAGGTCCTTAAAAAGGTTAAGAGACTCAgctgggttggggtggggtggggtacgctattttttcccttttaatttagtcatttaattgAGGCATTTTAGGGTGTAAATGCAGCACGCCTCTAAATTATGCTTAATTTTGATAGAACATTAAAGACCGTTCATTCCCCTGCTAAATGAATTACAAGTGATGCTCtcactaaaaatgaaattaaatagaGGCTTTAGAAATggacataaaaaatatacagaggACACGACCTCAGTGTCCTCAATGGTAGTTATAGCCCTGCCAACAGGCTAGTTTAACATTTATTGCTTAATTCAGAAGAGCTATTTTGATTATACAGATAGATCGGACCCCCTGTGCCGCAAAactttaaagacattttttcctacgCTGAAGACGGCATGTGCCAGTGCCAGCCATTTGGTGGCTCGAGGAATTACAGGATATTACATCATAGAGTCCTCTGTCCTTGTGTCCTTAAAAAAGGGTGTACACACTTAAGTAGGCGCCATGCCAAAATGCACAAAGCTCCTTCGCGGTGATGTAACTTTGAATAAACGCGGTGAAACTTGGCATGATAAATGTGAGCGGAAGCTAAGGACGCCGGGCGCGACAAGCGAAGCTTTGATCTCGTATCTCTGATGGCCGAGACTCCGACTCTCTTGCTCAACCTGTTTAGTCTTTCCGTGAACCCAAACAgctcttatcttatcttattcaAAATCGTAGGTGGCGGAGGTGTGTATTGTGACCCGCTTGAGCACAGTGCGTACTGTTTGTACTCAAACGGTTTATTCAAacacggagtgtagcacagtgggtaaggaactgggctcgtaactgaaaggtcgcaggttcgattcccgggtgggacacttccgttgtacccttgagcaaggtgcttgaccggaattgcttcagtatatatccagctgtataaatggatacaatgtaaaatgctatgtgaaagttgtgtaagtcgctctggataagagcgtctgctaaatgcctgtaatgtaaatgttccTTGTTTTTCTGCAGCACCCAGCTGTACGGTGTCCATTAAGGGCCAGTTTTTATTGCGGCTGTCTGGTTGTACCTGTTGCCTGTTTGCTTCCATCAGTCGGCCTCTTTTGCTGTGATTTTTGCTGACGTGCTGGTGAATCAGCTGCATTCCTGACACATTTCAGTAGGGCCGGGCAGTGGAGGATACAGTATCAGTACACCCACCAGGAGAGGCCTTCAGGAGAGCGAGGTTTTATAGTCGGTGATAAATTTATTGACTGAAGCAGATTTCAGTTGGTCTTGTTAAGATAAAAATTGACAGGCTAAAGTTTCCAAACAAAGGGTAGTACAAGATACAGTAAACGCAGTGTTTTGTACTCGGAAGACGGCCCACTTGGCAATAGGTGGGGGCGCTGGAGGATCCCACGCAAAGTCTCGACAAACGCGTAAATTCTCTGTCAGTAAATCGGTGAAACGGTTGGCTCGCTCTTCATTAGGCGCGGGATTGCCTTACCCTGGGCTgttccagaaaaacaaaagcagagcCCAGCTGCGGAGGCAACAGTTTAGGCCGCCGGTGATTCGGTGTGCGGCGATGCCTGTTATCTGTCGCCGGCCTCCCACCGGCTTTCCACACCCACCCTGGAAACCCTGGGCTCATTATCCGGCGTCTGCCGCGAGCGAAAGCGGGAAAGGAACGTTGTGGCAACGCAGGAAacgaaggggggaggggtggttgggggggcggtgctgggtatgggtatgggggggggtgagcttcAACGGAGATGCGTGCTGGAAGATGTAGATCAATTAAAATTACGTTAATTAACAGGAACTGAGGAAATGGCCGCCATTAGAATTTTGCCAATTGCCATGACGACCCCCTTTCGTTAACCTTGCCTTCTcttggtgggtggggtggggtgggggggggggatcataaACGTTGTACTTCCTGGGCTATAACCGAACAGAAGTGCCTTATGAAGTCTCGGCTGAGGCGAGGAGGGAGACAGTTTGCTGTCTTTGGTCCTGCGATGTTTTCACAGCTTTGGTAGATTTATCGCGCCGCGAAAGCTCTGCATCATTTTTACGGCCTGGGTTTTCTCCTACGGCTGTTTGTGCTTTACCGTCGCGGCTCTCTGGTGTTTTATACACAGCGTATGTCCAATGGCAACTCATTTTCCTCTGCGGCAGTAATTCATGGGAGCATTAAGCTTGATATCACAGCAGTCATTATTCATCACCCTATTCATCTTCCGAGAAGTGTTCTCGTTCTGCCGTTACAGGGATTTTTTCATTCTGTCCGTGCTTTTATTTCCGTGCCGGAGCAGAGCTCGgacaataaacaaatatgttCACGTTTGCATTTGTTAGAGTGGacaatgtatgtataaataaataattactcgaggattttttaaaaatgcccacAATCGATATGTCTCTTGGTTTAAGAGTCCATAGCTTTTAAAAGTTGCAGTGACTATTTTAACTGCGGAATGAAGTGTAGCAACTAAATGAAAATCACTAAATAAAAACGAGATGCCCTACTTCTGTCTATAGAGGAATATGACTATTTTCCTAATAATGACTATGGTCCCTTCTATTAAAGGAATAATGACTATGGCCCCTGCTATTCTcctgtatatttaattattaatgtttGGATTCATTTGAAATGGGATGAAATGAGATTGTGTAATATTTATGCGAAATATCAGTTTGTGGTTAATAATCGGTTCTGCGGTGTACTAATGatgtcttccttttttcttcagCAGAAATCTGGTGCAGGAATCACTGTGATCCACCCTGCCCTGTCCATCCTTCAACGTTCCAAGGTCTAAGCTTCACCGGGGTTGCTGCacaatcgtaaaaaaaaaagcaatggagAGAACAATCCTTTGCGCGCTGTTGCAGTCTTGTGGCCTCCTGTTGGTGCTGTGTCACTGCTCATTGGCCGGCTCCTCCTGCCCGGCGCAGTGCGTGTGCGAAACTCGTCCGTGGTACACCCCTCAGTCCGTGTATCATCAGGCCAGGACCGTGGACTGCAACGAGCTGCATCTGAGCAGGGTACCCCCGAATATCTCAGGCGACACTCAGGTGCTGCTTCTCCAGAGTAATAACATCTCCCACGTCACCGTGGAGCTCCAGAGTCTGGTCAACCTCACGGAGCTGGACCTCTCCCAGAACCACTTCACGCAGATCCGGGACATTGGACTCAATAACTTCACCCAGCTCATCACCCTCTACCTGGAGGAGAACCAGGTGAAGGAGCTTCCCGATTTCTGCCTGAAGGACCTAGCCAACCTTGAGGAACTGTACATCAACCACAACCAGATCTCTTCCATCGGCCCGAAGGCCTTCTCAGGCTTAAGTAACCTGCTGAGGCTTCATCTTAACTCCAACAAGCTGGTGGCCATAGACAGTCATTGGTTTGAATCCCTCCCCAACCTTGAGATCCTAATGATTGGGGAGAACCCCATTCTGGGCTTGCAGGACATGAACTTCCATCCCCTCTCTAAGTTGCATAGCCTGGTGCTGGCTGGCATGGGGCTCAAGGAGGTTCCTCCAGGGGCATTTCAGGGCCTTGACTACCTTGAGAGCCTCTCCTTCTTCGACAACAGGCTGATGTCCGTGCCCAAGGACGCCCTTCGCGAACTGCCCAACCTCAAGTTTTTGGACCTCAACAAGAACCCCATCAGTCGAGTGCAGGAGGGGGACTTCCAGGACTTCCTCCACTTGGAGGAACTAAGTCTGAACAACATGGATGAACTGGTGGCTGTGGAGAGGGGAGCATTCGCAAACCTGCCAGAAATGGCCAAGCTGGAGATTCGCAGCAACCCTCACCTGTCCTACATCGACCGCGCTGCGTTCATGGACGTGAGCGCCCTGCGCACCTTACTGGTCAGCAACAATGACCTCAGCCTCCTGCCCCGCGAACTCTTCGCCTCCTTCCCCAGACTCGACGAGCTcagtctccatagcaacccacTCAGGTGCGACTGCCTCTCCACCTGGTGGCCGGTGCTGGGGAACCAGTCTACCCTGAGGCTGCTGGAGTCTCAGACCACCCTCTGTGCCTTCCCGCCCCACCTGGCTGGCCGCCCGCTCCAGGAGGTCGTCGCCACGAGCTGGAATTTCGCCAGCAACACCTGCCTtcccctcatctccctccacacCTTCCCGCCCCATCTGAACGTCTCGGCGGGGGAGCCCCTGACCCTGCACTGCTGGGCCGGGGCGGAC from Anguilla rostrata isolate EN2019 chromosome 11, ASM1855537v3, whole genome shotgun sequence carries:
- the si:ch211-180f4.1 gene encoding leucine-rich repeat neuronal protein 1, translated to MERTILCALLQSCGLLLVLCHCSLAGSSCPAQCVCETRPWYTPQSVYHQARTVDCNELHLSRVPPNISGDTQVLLLQSNNISHVTVELQSLVNLTELDLSQNHFTQIRDIGLNNFTQLITLYLEENQVKELPDFCLKDLANLEELYINHNQISSIGPKAFSGLSNLLRLHLNSNKLVAIDSHWFESLPNLEILMIGENPILGLQDMNFHPLSKLHSLVLAGMGLKEVPPGAFQGLDYLESLSFFDNRLMSVPKDALRELPNLKFLDLNKNPISRVQEGDFQDFLHLEELSLNNMDELVAVERGAFANLPEMAKLEIRSNPHLSYIDRAAFMDVSALRTLLVSNNDLSLLPRELFASFPRLDELSLHSNPLRCDCLSTWWPVLGNQSTLRLLESQTTLCAFPPHLAGRPLQEVVATSWNFASNTCLPLISLHTFPPHLNVSAGEPLTLHCWAGADPAPQFYWVTPTGDKVTSEVVSPALNDSGGAKKKHRLQDQGALEILHVGAEDAGLYTCVAWNADGADTRSVTVHVDRSDWRGGGGRGAGEGSGNSTGALVVLAKIIHSQSVVLEWKVFPSASSAHEVGQPKWASAVMKIDNPQISYTANVPADVQEYNLTHLLPSTEYQVCLTMSASEQPVQRSCINVTTKEASFAVEMVAQPTNVALAAVMGSLFAICIMALLVFYMGRRVKQKSCHHSLKKYMQHATSIPLNDLYPPLINLWESEAEKEKEGPVDPQNSQIDTSKTYMW